TGCCTTCTTTGCAAACCGCCAAGCAGCGAATACCATCAAATTTCTTCTCATAAATCCATTTGGAATCTGAAAAACGTTTTTTTGTCAGCGTGGCGAGCTCAAGTGAAACAAACTCAGCACTTTTTTTTAGGTGTGCTTTTTCGTGCATCTTTCCTTTCCATGATTTTTTTATCGTTCATTTTGATTAAAAGCCAATTCTTATCTCTCATACGCACAAGTGCATAGCCACCACAAAAGCGCTTGCCCTCGAGCCATAATTCAACTCTTCCTTCTTTCAGACAGGTTCGAAGCGATCGATTTTTAAGATTTTGGTATTTTCCTATGTCCCACATTTGAACAGTGCCAGCGCCATATTCTCCTTTGGGGATTTTGCCTTCAAACTTGGCGTACGCTAGTGGATGATCTTCTGTTTGAACAGCTAAGCGTTTATCACGTGTGGATTTAGATAGTCCTTTGGGAACAGCCCAAGATTTCAAGCTTTTCCCTACTTCAATACGAAAATCATAGTGCAGACTTCTGGCTTTATGCTTTTGTATCACAAAGAGGTTCTTTGCCTTAGAAGCAGCTGGTAAGGGTTTAGGCTCTTTGGTTTTATCGAATTGACGTTTTTTCTTATATTCTCTAAGAGACATGGCTTCCCCCTTTGTCTTATAAGTATCAAATTTTAGAGGGAAAAGCAAGGGAGCGTTATACTCCCTTGACTGTTAAAATCCTAAATAGAATCCAAAGATCCAACCTTGATAGGTCAAGTCTCCTGGAATCATATTAAAAACTGGTTGCAGTGAGAATTGAACCATTCGGCCTTGATCGAAATAGATGGCATTTTCCCAACCTAGTCGGAATCTTAAATGCACGTCTGACTTTTCGAACCAATGGCGGAATTCCAACCCCAAAAGTGCATTTAACACGAATCGTGTGATGCGATAATGATTGACAAGTCTTTCTTGTGTTGTATCATTTTTTATAAATTCGTTGGTTGTTTTGAAAACTCCATAAAACATGCTAGCATCAATTTCTGCAATCGGTCCAATTTTTCTAAATAATTGCCAAAAACTGTGGAGTGCAAATTTGGGTCCAATCCCCCAAAAATGCATGCGACTACCAAACTCATCCGTATCTGCAGGATTTAATTGTTGATCTAAGAATAGATACTTAATCGTATATCCTTGTCGCATCCACATTGCTTCTAAACCAGCCGCAGCTTTAATAAATAGGCGCGTCCCTACAACAAAAAGTTTTGCTAAATTTAAATCAATTTGATGAACTTGTGTTTTTATATGACCATTTGCAGAAAAAAAGGTTTGACCTATAGGAACTGCTCCCACATTAAATAATGGAATAAGTGTCGTATCGCTTTGTTTTTCTATGCTGCGATCTCCTTTTCCATAAAAATAATACCAATTGGCATTGACTTCGATATCATCATGACCTGTGATATAACCAAGGCCTGCTCTAAATCCAAGATTCCAATCAAAATCTGGATTTATTGCTTTTAAATCTTCAAAAGCACTTGTATCATCCTTTTCTAAAACAAATGCAAGATTTTCTTCCTGCATTTTTAAAACTTTAACATCACCACGAATAAAAAATCCGTGATTCTCACGCTTCTGTGATGTGCCATTAGAGGTTGAACCTCCTTTCATCCATGCATTATTATTATCATTGATTCCAGCCAATACAAAACAGCTAAAAGACATCAATAATAGCATCTTTTTTATCATCATCGCCTCCTGAAAGACTTTTCTTTCGGAGTTAACATAAAAAGAAAACTATATCAACATTAAACTGATGTTTCGAGCTTTTGGCCTAACACAAGCTCAAAGCGTTGTTTTAAAAGCGGATTTTCTTCAATAAACTTGAAAAAAGTAGGATCTTGCAAAAAGTAATTCTTTCCATAATATTTCATCGAATCAAAAATCACTTCTTTGCCTTTGATATGCTCATGTTTTTCCTTCATCCAGTCTACCGCTTCTGAAATGGTATGTGCGATCTTATCAGAAAACCCAAAGACAAAAGGATGGATATAATCTAAACACTCATGGCCAGACACTGTTGCAGAAGATCTGTTGTAGTGCGATTCTTTTGGTGCTAAAGTCACCACAGGTTTTGCTAAGAGCTTTGCTACGCACATTTCGATACCGACGCCAAGTCCTCTGCGATCGCGTGCATCGACAAAGACACAATCACTGACAAACACTTGCATCAAATCTCTTCCTAAAGCACCTTCTGGATCTTTTACGACATCTCCTGGAGCTTCTATAGGATTGAGTAATTGTACATTTACAGGTG
This sequence is a window from Chlamydiota bacterium. Protein-coding genes within it:
- a CDS encoding hypothetical protein (Multifunctional non-homologous end joining protein LigD); its protein translation is MSLREYKKKRQFDKTKEPKPLPAASKAKNLFVIQKHKARSLHYDFRIEVGKSLKSWAVPKGLSKSTRDKRLAVQTEDHPLAYAKFEGKIPKGEYGAGTVQMWDIGKYQNLKNRSLRTCLKEGRVELWLEGKRFCGGYALVRMRDKNWLLIKMNDKKIMERKDARKSTPKKKC